The Polyodon spathula isolate WHYD16114869_AA chromosome 13, ASM1765450v1, whole genome shotgun sequence genome includes a region encoding these proteins:
- the rgra gene encoding retinal G protein coupled receptor a: protein MVTSYPLPEGFTDMDVFGLGTALLVEGLLGFLLNGLAILSFFKVKEMRTPSNFLVLSLAAADSGVSMNAFVAAFSSFLRYWPYGSEGCQTHGFQGFVTALASISSCAAIAWDRYHKYCTRTKLQWSTAITVAVVVWGCSAFWSAMPLLGWGEYDYEPLRTCCTLDYTKGDRNFISYLLPMAFFNFVVPVFIMYTSYQSVAQKFKKTGQKKFNTGLPLKSLVICWGPYSLLCLYAAVEDATLISPKLRMIPAILAKTSPAINALIYSLGNENYRGGIWQFLTGQKTEPVQTDNKTK, encoded by the exons ATGGTTACTTCTTATCCTTTACCGGAGGGTTTCACTGATATGGATGTGTTCGGATTAGGGACTGCTCTTCTTGTGGAGG gtcTCCTTGGCTTCTTACTCAATGGACTGGcgatactttctttttttaaagtaaaggAAATGAGAACTCCCAGTAATTTTCTCGTTCTCAGTCTGGCTGCGGCAGATAGCGGGGTTTCCATGAACGCTTTTGTTGCAGCGTTCTCCAGCTTTTTGAG GTACTGGCCATATGGTTCGGAAGGTTGCCAGACTCATGGCTTTCAAGGGTTTGTGACAGCTCTAGCCAGCATCAGCTCCTGTGCAGCCATTGCCTGGGACAGATACCACAAGTACTGCACCA gaacaaAATTGCAGTGGAGTACTGCCATAACAGTTGCAGTTGTGGTGTGGGGATGTTCTGCATTCTGGTCTGCCATGCCTCTGCTGGGATGGGGAGAATATGATTATGAACCTCTGAGAACCTGTTGCACACTGGACTACACCAAAGGAGACAG AAATTTCATCTCCTACTTGCTTCCAATGGCATTTTTCAACTTTGTGGTTCCAGTTTTCATCATGTACACTTCCTATCAATCAGTGGCACAGAAGTTCAAGAAAACTGGACAGAAAAAG tttaatactGGACTTCCGCTGAAGTCACTTGTTATATGCTGGGGCCCCTATTCTCTTCTATGTCTGTATGCCGCTGTTGAAGATGCCACACTTATATCTCCTAAACTGAGAATG atcCCTGCTATCCTGGCCAAGACTTCACCAGCAATAAATGCTTTAATATATTCTCTCGGAAATGAGAACTACAGAGGTGGAATCTGGCAATTCCTGACTGGACAGAAGACGGAACCAGTTCAGACTGAtaacaagacaaaataa